The following coding sequences lie in one Homalodisca vitripennis isolate AUS2020 chromosome X, UT_GWSS_2.1, whole genome shotgun sequence genomic window:
- the LOC124369592 gene encoding uncharacterized protein LOC124369592, translating into MDILEQASRENTVEIQGIPFVEKENVMEMVEKVSMAISFPFDQNMVDKCYRIRTRFGASENPGSIVVRFVRNIDMQMFIQKRRDKRNLNTRDIGFLLGNSSVIYINHSLTPAKRRLLRAARLCRSEKQYTFVWVSGGRIFLRKNQGDPAIEVKREEDLEKLK; encoded by the coding sequence atggaCATTCTTGAACAGGcttcaagggaaaatactgttgaAATTCAGGGTATACCATTTGTGGAGAAAGAAAATGTGATGGAAATGGTTGAAAAGGTGTCTATGGCTATCAGTTTCCCCTTTGATCAAAATATGGTTGACAAATGTTATCGAATAAGAACGAGATTTGGAGCATCTGAAAACCCAGGGAGTATAGTAGTTCGCTTTGTGCGAAATATTGAtatgcaaatgtttatacaaaaaagaagagATAAGAGGAACTTGAACACCAGGGACATTGGCTTTCTACTGGGAAATTCTTCTGTGATTTATATCAACCACAGTCTGACGCCGGCTAAGAGGAGGTTGCTGCGAGCTGCGCGGCTGTGTCGCAGTGAGAAACAGTACACTTTCGTATGGGTTAGCGGAGGACGCATCTTCCTACGTAAAAATCAAGGAGATCCGGCAATTGAGGTGAAACGAGAAGAGGACCTTGAAAAGTTGAAATGA